One Candidatus Binatia bacterium genomic window carries:
- a CDS encoding amidohydrolase family protein, whose translation MAKAGFKVFDSDMHIMEPPDLWERYITPEFRAVAPRGRTSDNVRDLGVIFPDGEPNGRRTSGVPHRGHNYERNQKLYRDHARRGWGPDVQLEAMDREGIDVAVLFPSRGLSVLTHPDREPRFAAAIARAYNDWMFDFCRSDAARLLGAGMISVYDIRDAVEETRRAVEELKFRAVFIRSNIVNGKTWHDPYYEPLWEILEELNIPVGFHEATGSRSRQSGDYFEPNFGIRRVYAQPFEQMLGLGSFVAGGILERHPKLKVAFLEANCSWVPWLLWRMDEGYEREGDVFMPELSMKPSDYFKRQCFVSVEPDEGPARYMIEEFGSDQLVFSTDYPHGDSRYPAAVDDFLKLPLSDEDKRKILWGNCARFYAIEEAPRSAQQSIQEKGGFRVHGSQDSKRA comes from the coding sequence ATGGCGAAGGCGGGATTCAAGGTATTCGACAGCGACATGCACATCATGGAGCCGCCCGACCTATGGGAGCGCTACATCACCCCGGAGTTCAGAGCGGTCGCGCCGCGCGGCAGGACGTCCGATAACGTGCGCGACCTGGGGGTGATCTTCCCGGACGGCGAGCCCAACGGCAGACGGACGAGCGGGGTGCCGCATCGGGGCCACAACTACGAACGGAATCAAAAGCTCTACCGCGACCACGCTCGACGCGGGTGGGGACCCGACGTCCAGCTCGAGGCGATGGATCGAGAAGGGATCGACGTCGCGGTGCTGTTCCCCAGCCGTGGGCTTAGCGTGCTCACTCACCCGGATCGAGAGCCGCGGTTCGCCGCCGCTATCGCCAGGGCGTACAACGACTGGATGTTCGATTTCTGCCGGAGCGACGCGGCGCGGCTTCTCGGCGCGGGGATGATCTCGGTCTACGATATCCGGGACGCCGTCGAGGAGACGCGCCGGGCGGTGGAAGAGCTCAAGTTCCGCGCGGTTTTTATCAGATCCAACATCGTCAACGGCAAGACCTGGCACGACCCGTACTACGAGCCGCTGTGGGAGATTCTGGAGGAGCTCAATATTCCTGTGGGCTTCCATGAAGCGACGGGGTCGCGCTCGCGCCAGAGCGGCGATTACTTCGAGCCGAACTTCGGGATCCGGCGCGTCTATGCGCAGCCGTTCGAGCAGATGCTCGGTCTCGGCAGCTTCGTCGCCGGGGGCATCCTCGAGCGCCACCCGAAGCTCAAAGTCGCGTTTCTCGAGGCTAATTGTTCGTGGGTGCCGTGGCTCTTGTGGCGCATGGATGAGGGCTACGAGCGGGAGGGCGACGTCTTCATGCCGGAGCTCTCCATGAAGCCGAGCGACTATTTCAAGCGCCAGTGTTTTGTGTCGGTGGAACCGGACGAAGGCCCCGCGCGTTACATGATCGAGGAGTTCGGCAGCGACCAGCTCGTCTTCTCGACCGACTATCCTCATGGCGATTCCCGGTATCCGGCGGCCGTGGACGACTTTCTCAAGCTGCCGCTGTCGGACGAGGACAAGCGCAAAATTCTCTGGGGCAACTGCGCTCGCTTCTATGCGATCGAAGAAGCGCCGCGCTCGGCGCAGCAGTCGATCCAAGAAAAAGGAGGGTTCCGCGTTCATGGAAGCCAAGACTCGAAACGCGCTTGA
- a CDS encoding ABC transporter substrate-binding protein: MSRRSFLGRSGLIAFAFLFLASPAHAAELKRITFAYSSLGGMATGVWMTKDVGAFEKYGIQADIIYVPSGPVVVQALIGGDLHGGSGASNAVINAILSGAQIVAVASTANRPYHRLWVQPEINRLEDLRGKTLGVTRFGSITDNLTRILLRRNGMENAVTVRQMGGTPEVGAAFQQKAIAGAVTSELRVGPHVPAKILLNFIDLGIPYSMNMIAIARDYYRRNPETVEGMVRAYTEGVAAMNHQKDRALKVIAKYGRLNDPKQIEEQYKDSVTYLERIPRAEPEATATILEFMGKKGIPLETFFDNTIVDRMVREGFIDKLYKKR; encoded by the coding sequence ATGAGTCGAAGAAGTTTCTTAGGAAGATCCGGACTTATTGCATTCGCGTTCTTGTTCCTGGCCTCGCCCGCGCACGCCGCGGAGCTTAAAAGAATCACCTTCGCCTACTCCAGCCTCGGCGGGATGGCGACCGGCGTGTGGATGACGAAGGACGTCGGTGCCTTCGAGAAGTATGGAATTCAGGCGGACATCATCTATGTCCCTTCCGGCCCGGTCGTCGTGCAAGCGCTGATCGGGGGCGATCTTCACGGCGGCAGCGGCGCCAGCAACGCGGTCATCAATGCGATCCTGAGCGGCGCGCAGATCGTCGCCGTGGCGAGCACGGCGAATCGGCCCTATCACCGGCTGTGGGTGCAGCCGGAGATCAACCGGCTCGAGGATCTGCGCGGCAAGACGCTGGGCGTCACGCGATTCGGCTCGATCACGGACAACCTGACGCGAATTCTGTTGCGCCGAAACGGCATGGAAAACGCGGTAACGGTGCGCCAGATGGGCGGCACGCCGGAGGTCGGCGCGGCGTTCCAGCAGAAGGCGATCGCCGGCGCCGTGACTTCCGAGCTCCGCGTCGGACCCCACGTGCCGGCGAAGATTTTGCTGAATTTCATCGACCTGGGCATTCCTTACTCGATGAACATGATCGCCATCGCGCGCGATTACTATCGGCGCAATCCGGAAACGGTCGAAGGGATGGTCAGGGCGTACACCGAGGGCGTGGCCGCGATGAACCATCAGAAGGATCGCGCGCTCAAGGTGATCGCCAAGTACGGGCGCCTGAACGATCCCAAGCAAATCGAGGAGCAGTACAAGGATTCCGTGACCTATCTGGAGCGGATTCCCCGCGCCGAGCCCGAGGCGACGGCCACGATCCTCGAATTCATGGGCAAGAAAGGGATTCCGCTGGAGACCTTTTTCGACAACACCATCGTGGATCGGATGGTGCGCGAGGGATTCATCGACAAACTTTACAAGAAGAGATAA
- a CDS encoding reductive dehalogenase domain-containing protein, with translation MAATLDKAMKSLIGDQQPDREPPPPPYLGRTVRIVGPVVNVDMNQSPHPKNQRGELGKALFNWYHNTISKDPLTRVSAPNHFADRRHFLTTVINQASKGKVNPNRVAVTDPAAMTRHIKAVARYMGADVVAVAKAHPSFLYAGSRYVQDGTAKDEYEQKTPEELVRKFPYVIVTTTAWDHDKLQAHRHFIGDAAYHVSQMKGVLILKALEGYVKELGYTAVRGVVTPQAAGVASGIGELGRNGLVINKTFGARIHMPDPILTDLPLVPDEPVDIGVEDFCKICRKCAINCPTNSITFGDKVVHNGIEKYKINWLTCYKLRPYTHEHWVSCLSCATVCPFTKPNVWWRRLAGRTLSACPIPARPALVHLLKAIDDRFWGVVAQKRVRWLGYDSGVKPGEQACTVAGCTAAHEDKGGSAKAAGDIGYYAPLKENTNRFVKRDV, from the coding sequence ATGGCTGCGACGTTGGACAAGGCAATGAAATCTCTCATCGGAGACCAGCAACCGGACCGAGAGCCGCCGCCCCCTCCCTACCTCGGCCGGACAGTCCGCATCGTGGGTCCGGTCGTCAACGTCGATATGAACCAGTCGCCGCATCCCAAAAACCAGCGCGGCGAGCTGGGGAAGGCGCTGTTCAACTGGTACCACAACACGATCTCCAAAGATCCGCTCACCCGTGTGTCGGCCCCGAACCATTTCGCCGATCGCAGACATTTCCTCACCACGGTGATCAATCAGGCAAGCAAAGGCAAGGTCAACCCGAATCGGGTAGCCGTAACGGACCCCGCCGCGATGACGCGCCACATCAAAGCCGTCGCCCGCTACATGGGCGCCGATGTCGTCGCCGTCGCGAAGGCGCATCCCTCCTTCCTCTACGCCGGCAGCCGCTACGTGCAAGACGGCACGGCGAAAGATGAGTACGAGCAAAAGACTCCCGAGGAGCTGGTGCGAAAGTTCCCCTACGTCATCGTCACCACGACCGCGTGGGATCACGACAAGCTTCAGGCCCACCGGCATTTCATCGGCGACGCCGCCTACCACGTGTCGCAAATGAAAGGCGTGCTGATTCTCAAGGCGCTGGAGGGTTACGTCAAGGAGCTGGGATACACCGCGGTGCGGGGCGTGGTGACTCCACAAGCTGCGGGCGTGGCCTCGGGCATCGGCGAGCTGGGGCGAAACGGGCTCGTCATCAATAAGACGTTCGGCGCCCGCATCCACATGCCGGACCCGATTTTGACCGATCTCCCGCTGGTGCCGGACGAGCCGGTCGACATCGGCGTCGAGGACTTCTGCAAGATCTGCCGGAAATGCGCCATCAACTGCCCCACCAACAGCATCACGTTCGGCGATAAAGTCGTCCACAACGGCATCGAGAAATATAAGATCAACTGGCTCACCTGCTACAAGCTCAGGCCGTACACGCACGAGCATTGGGTAAGCTGCCTCTCCTGCGCGACCGTTTGCCCGTTTACCAAACCCAACGTCTGGTGGCGCCGGCTCGCGGGCCGGACTCTCAGCGCCTGTCCCATCCCGGCGCGTCCGGCGCTCGTCCACTTGCTGAAGGCGATCGACGACCGCTTCTGGGGAGTCGTGGCTCAGAAGCGGGTGCGCTGGCTCGGCTATGACTCCGGCGTCAAGCCGGGCGAGCAGGCCTGCACGGTCGCCGGCTGCACGGCGGCGCACGAAGACAAGGGCGGCTCGGCGAAGGCGGCCGGGGACATCGGCTACTACGCCCCGCTGAAAGAGAACACCAACCGGTTCGTCAAGCGGGACGTCTAG
- a CDS encoding dienelactone hydrolase family protein, producing MSEIVARKLTEEKDGIPGYIAHPARAERGPGLLLIHQHSGLTGYLKTEAYKFAKLGFCTVVPNLYHLLGYPAVTHIHTGTEIQNKTPDGDFVRVIGAGWRYLAGRSDVDPTRAGAIGYCMGGRIGIHFVAATPQVRAFVAYYPSVRNEEPTRLRARHPCDAARQIQCPSMVLYGGHDSTSTPDVQQRVKESFLSNGRPLEWHFFSHGNHGFASTESDGYQPQLAELVWPLVVDFLGRELGQPGG from the coding sequence ATGAGCGAGATCGTCGCGCGCAAGCTGACGGAAGAAAAAGACGGCATCCCCGGCTACATCGCCCATCCGGCGCGCGCGGAGCGCGGTCCCGGGCTGCTGTTGATTCACCAGCACTCGGGCCTCACGGGCTACCTCAAGACCGAGGCTTACAAGTTCGCCAAGCTCGGTTTTTGTACAGTCGTTCCGAACCTCTATCATCTGCTCGGCTATCCCGCGGTAACTCACATTCACACGGGGACGGAGATCCAGAACAAAACGCCTGACGGGGATTTCGTTCGCGTGATCGGCGCGGGCTGGCGTTACCTCGCCGGCCGGAGCGACGTCGATCCCACGCGCGCGGGGGCGATTGGCTACTGCATGGGCGGTCGCATCGGGATTCACTTCGTGGCGGCGACCCCTCAAGTGCGCGCGTTCGTCGCCTACTATCCGTCGGTGAGAAACGAAGAGCCCACGCGCCTACGGGCGCGCCATCCTTGCGACGCGGCGCGCCAGATCCAATGTCCTTCGATGGTGCTCTATGGCGGCCATGATTCGACCAGCACTCCGGACGTGCAGCAGCGCGTCAAGGAGAGTTTTCTGTCCAACGGCCGGCCGCTCGAATGGCATTTTTTCTCCCATGGCAACCATGGATTCGCTTCGACGGAATCGGACGGCTACCAGCCCCAGCTCGCGGAGCTGGTCTGGCCGCTCGTGGTAGATTTTCTTGGCCGCGAGCTCGGGCAACCGGGAGGTTGA
- a CDS encoding VOC family protein — MEKPRIRHIAINVQDREKEAEYYKKVFGMEEKLRGENGTIYLSDGFVDIALISTPRHPWGINHFGFKVDNVKAVEQTAQTTAEANTFGAVAESWIKDPEGNRVDISEHGWPI, encoded by the coding sequence ATGGAAAAGCCGAGAATCCGCCACATCGCGATCAACGTCCAGGACCGGGAAAAAGAAGCCGAGTACTACAAAAAAGTCTTCGGCATGGAAGAAAAACTCCGGGGAGAGAACGGCACGATCTATCTTTCCGATGGATTTGTCGACATCGCGCTGATCAGCACCCCGCGCCATCCCTGGGGGATCAACCATTTCGGCTTCAAGGTCGACAACGTGAAAGCCGTCGAGCAAACGGCGCAAACCACCGCCGAGGCGAACACCTTCGGCGCAGTCGCGGAGAGCTGGATTAAAGACCCCGAAGGCAATCGGGTCGATATATCCGAACACGGATGGCCAATCTAA
- a CDS encoding iron-containing redox enzyme family protein, which translates to MDVAAWRQSIGEMVRAHMRSPELERYFSVRMTRPRAQLMLLQLGLYIRHRRDCWANVSSNCPEMAVKHKIIEHEIGEVIKDKYSEHGHLDLIVRQGRSLGLGADDVLNVKPIPTTQATLYAWAWMTRTKSWIEGLAALTVTEWTNDDRLLRDQGGGHSTRMARRWMDDMGLKMKDLPNFEAHSEADEEHSDMFLPFLERFATGEKEKLALQAVKESLDLFAIYREGVAVAMEKTPEK; encoded by the coding sequence ATGGACGTAGCGGCGTGGAGACAAAGCATTGGCGAGATGGTGCGGGCGCACATGCGCTCGCCCGAGCTCGAACGTTATTTCTCCGTCAGGATGACGCGGCCGCGGGCGCAGCTCATGCTCCTCCAGCTCGGGCTCTACATCCGCCACCGCCGCGACTGCTGGGCCAACGTCTCGTCCAATTGTCCGGAGATGGCGGTTAAGCACAAGATCATCGAGCACGAGATCGGCGAGGTGATCAAGGACAAATATTCGGAGCACGGACACCTCGATCTGATCGTGCGCCAGGGCCGCTCGCTCGGCCTCGGCGCCGATGACGTTCTCAACGTCAAACCGATTCCGACAACGCAGGCGACATTGTACGCGTGGGCGTGGATGACGCGAACGAAAAGCTGGATCGAGGGGTTGGCCGCGCTCACGGTGACGGAGTGGACCAACGACGACCGGCTGCTGCGCGACCAGGGCGGCGGCCATTCGACGCGGATGGCGCGGCGGTGGATGGACGACATGGGACTCAAGATGAAAGACCTGCCCAACTTCGAAGCCCACAGCGAGGCCGACGAGGAGCACAGCGACATGTTTCTGCCGTTCCTCGAGCGCTTCGCGACCGGCGAGAAAGAGAAGCTGGCGCTCCAGGCGGTAAAGGAATCGCTTGACCTTTTTGCGATTTATCGCGAAGGCGTGGCCGTGGCGATGGAAAAAACCCCTGAGAAGTAA
- a CDS encoding ABC transporter substrate-binding protein — translation MRITLKLRLKLLVAGALVSLAASTSPAQQRVTIAYSAVSPIMAGVWMAKETGAFERHGLKADLVYIASGGITVQAMIGGDLDLSVAASNAVVGAILRGAPLVAVGSLTNRPAMSFWVQPDIAKAEQLRGKIVGITRHGSTTHFLTVAMLERLGLQDKVKLQPFGGTVEADIAFRAGLIAGRISSTKPDPRSHSLVDLSQLGIPFSMDLMAVKRDFNKASPKLVEGMLRAYVEGVAALRKKEEALKVLAKYLRARAGTLDEPYEYAVKYLERDPKVEPAVIQTVLDWEGKAGEPASRFFDNGAVERIAKEGFIDNLYKAVR, via the coding sequence ATGAGAATCACGCTCAAGCTGCGATTGAAGTTGCTGGTCGCAGGCGCTCTCGTGTCGCTTGCCGCCTCAACTTCACCGGCGCAGCAGCGGGTGACGATCGCGTATTCCGCCGTGAGCCCGATCATGGCGGGTGTCTGGATGGCGAAGGAGACGGGCGCTTTCGAGAGGCATGGGCTCAAGGCTGATCTCGTCTACATCGCCTCGGGCGGGATCACCGTTCAGGCGATGATCGGCGGCGATCTCGATCTGTCGGTCGCCGCGAGCAACGCCGTCGTCGGCGCGATTCTGAGAGGCGCGCCGCTCGTCGCCGTCGGCAGCTTGACCAACCGGCCGGCGATGAGTTTCTGGGTCCAGCCGGACATCGCCAAGGCGGAGCAGTTGCGCGGCAAGATCGTCGGCATCACCCGCCACGGCTCGACGACCCATTTTCTCACCGTCGCCATGCTGGAGCGGCTGGGACTACAAGATAAAGTGAAGCTCCAGCCGTTCGGCGGCACGGTCGAGGCGGACATCGCGTTTCGCGCGGGATTGATCGCCGGACGGATATCTTCGACGAAGCCGGACCCGCGGAGCCACTCGCTCGTCGATTTGTCGCAGTTGGGGATTCCGTTCTCCATGGACCTCATGGCGGTGAAGCGGGATTTCAACAAAGCCTCGCCCAAGCTCGTCGAAGGAATGCTTCGGGCCTACGTCGAGGGCGTGGCGGCGCTCAGAAAAAAAGAGGAGGCGCTCAAGGTCCTGGCTAAATATCTGCGCGCACGCGCGGGGACGCTCGATGAGCCGTACGAATACGCGGTCAAATATCTCGAACGCGATCCGAAAGTGGAGCCGGCGGTGATTCAGACCGTGCTCGATTGGGAAGGCAAGGCGGGCGAGCCCGCAAGCCGGTTTTTTGACAACGGCGCCGTCGAGCGTATCGCGAAAGAAGGGTTCATCGACAATCTCTATAAAGCAGTACGGTGA
- a CDS encoding heme-binding protein — translation MTYVITSLCTNDGACVDVCPVACIHTTPGAPQFYIDPEVCIDCEQCEIVCPVDAIFRDSDVPAEHQASIEVNAAFFRKNKAAVGPVPVDQAWEMVHTAHAYARRQGMAVTAAVVDEAGSPIAVGRMDSAEPKTAELAFNKAYTAAAFHVATAELVPHARQPWLRSLVISHRGRILPAGGGIAIVEGTAVRGAIGVAGGNRAEQDILCCQAALAVLERHGH, via the coding sequence GTGACTTACGTCATCACCAGTCTATGCACCAACGATGGGGCGTGCGTCGATGTCTGCCCCGTCGCCTGCATCCATACGACGCCGGGAGCGCCGCAGTTTTACATCGATCCTGAAGTCTGCATCGATTGCGAGCAGTGCGAGATCGTCTGTCCGGTGGACGCGATCTTCCGCGATTCCGACGTCCCTGCCGAACATCAAGCCTCTATCGAGGTCAACGCCGCCTTCTTCCGCAAGAACAAAGCGGCCGTGGGACCGGTTCCTGTGGACCAGGCCTGGGAGATGGTCCATACGGCGCACGCCTACGCGCGAAGACAGGGAATGGCCGTAACGGCGGCCGTCGTCGACGAAGCCGGCTCGCCCATCGCCGTCGGACGGATGGACAGCGCCGAGCCCAAGACCGCGGAGCTCGCCTTCAATAAGGCCTACACGGCCGCCGCCTTTCACGTGGCGACGGCGGAACTTGTGCCCCATGCGCGGCAACCCTGGCTGCGCAGCCTGGTTATCTCCCATCGCGGCCGGATCCTGCCCGCGGGCGGCGGCATCGCGATCGTCGAAGGCACAGCGGTCCGCGGCGCCATCGGGGTCGCGGGAGGAAACCGGGCCGAACAAGATATCCTCTGCTGCCAGGCGGCCCTGGCGGTGTTAGAGCGCCACGGTCACTGA
- a CDS encoding type II toxin-antitoxin system RelE/ParE family toxin, with the protein MAVYRPAIPPHVAEIIRHLHPNLKRSVKQALRSLSAQPFSGEPLLRELDGLWRYKVRRFRIVYEIDRKKRLIRIFAIGHRREIYEKLAEQLHRLGRQRK; encoded by the coding sequence ATGGCCGTCTATCGGCCCGCCATCCCCCCGCACGTCGCCGAAATAATTCGTCACCTGCATCCGAATCTAAAACGCAGCGTCAAGCAAGCCTTACGATCGCTGAGCGCGCAACCTTTTTCCGGCGAGCCGTTGCTTCGAGAATTGGACGGGCTGTGGAGGTACAAAGTGAGACGATTCCGCATCGTCTACGAGATCGACCGAAAGAAGCGGCTGATCAGAATCTTCGCAATCGGCCACCGGCGCGAGATTTACGAAAAACTGGCTGAACAACTTCATCGCTTAGGGCGACAGCGGAAATAG
- a CDS encoding heme-binding protein, with protein sequence MAIPGEKAIEMVRSAHAQAAQLDIAVTAVVVDQSGRMIALGRMDRARPITVEIALNKAYTAASFQQPTKELSAVAAQTWFQSLVVSSNGRIMPGGGALPIVEGGSVVGAIAVAGGTEEQDQRCAEVALASYQG encoded by the coding sequence ATGGCTATACCCGGAGAAAAGGCGATTGAGATGGTGCGAAGCGCCCACGCGCAAGCCGCGCAGTTGGACATCGCAGTGACGGCGGTGGTCGTTGACCAAAGCGGCCGCATGATCGCGCTGGGCCGGATGGATCGAGCCCGTCCCATCACGGTGGAAATCGCCCTGAACAAAGCGTACACGGCCGCGAGCTTCCAGCAGCCGACGAAGGAGTTATCGGCAGTCGCCGCCCAGACATGGTTTCAAAGCCTGGTGGTATCGAGCAACGGTCGCATCATGCCGGGCGGCGGCGCGCTCCCGATCGTGGAGGGCGGCAGCGTCGTCGGCGCCATCGCTGTGGCGGGCGGCACCGAGGAGCAGGACCAGCGCTGTGCTGAGGTGGCTCTCGCCTCTTATCAAGGATGA
- a CDS encoding ABC transporter substrate-binding protein: MPRQITFAGGDYDRTHPLIEGSIKPEGLELDWQVLPYHEIWTRMLNRYEFDASELSLSSYLIARTMGKPLIALPIFPARAFRHSCVFVNARSGIREPRDLVGKKVGLAEFQQTATVWVRGTLQHEYGVDLEKIRWHTWTKQSRMEIEMPRRYDVTQIPPGKPPDEMLACGELDAIICANLFPLLLNGHPEIRRLFENYPEVEAAYFKKTGIFPIMHTVAMREDLWKDSPWIAVSLFEAFQKAKAQAYERLNDLSPYRISLVWFREPVKQQREILGDDPWPYGLAKNRRVVETLMGYLHEQGLAQKKLPVEELFAPNTLEL; the protein is encoded by the coding sequence ATGCCTCGTCAGATCACATTCGCCGGCGGCGATTACGACCGCACTCACCCTCTGATCGAGGGAAGCATCAAGCCGGAGGGGCTGGAACTCGACTGGCAAGTCCTTCCCTATCACGAGATCTGGACGCGGATGCTCAATCGCTACGAGTTCGACGCCTCCGAGCTTTCGCTCTCTTCTTATTTGATCGCGCGCACGATGGGGAAGCCGCTGATCGCGCTTCCGATCTTTCCCGCGCGCGCGTTTCGCCACTCGTGCGTTTTCGTCAACGCCCGGAGCGGCATCCGCGAGCCGCGCGATCTCGTGGGAAAGAAAGTCGGCCTGGCGGAATTCCAGCAGACCGCGACCGTCTGGGTCAGAGGGACGTTGCAGCACGAGTACGGCGTCGACTTGGAGAAGATCCGCTGGCACACCTGGACCAAGCAGAGCCGGATGGAGATCGAGATGCCGCGGCGCTACGACGTGACTCAGATTCCTCCCGGCAAGCCGCCGGACGAGATGCTGGCCTGCGGCGAGTTGGACGCGATCATCTGCGCCAATCTGTTTCCCTTGCTGCTGAACGGCCATCCGGAGATCCGCCGGCTGTTCGAAAATTATCCCGAGGTGGAGGCGGCCTATTTCAAGAAGACCGGAATCTTTCCGATCATGCACACGGTCGCCATGCGCGAGGATCTGTGGAAGGATTCGCCGTGGATCGCCGTCAGTCTGTTCGAAGCCTTTCAAAAGGCGAAAGCCCAGGCGTACGAGAGGCTCAACGATCTTTCGCCGTACAGGATCAGCCTCGTCTGGTTCCGTGAGCCGGTGAAGCAACAGCGGGAGATTCTCGGCGACGACCCGTGGCCTTACGGGTTGGCGAAAAATCGCCGCGTGGTGGAGACTTTGATGGGTTATCTCCACGAGCAGGGACTGGCGCAGAAAAAACTTCCGGTCGAGGAGCTATTCGCGCCGAACACGTTGGAGCTATGA
- a CDS encoding type II toxin-antitoxin system Phd/YefM family antitoxin: MPKTLPISEVKTRLPELVSGVSEREEEIVVTRNGKPAAVLVNYDEYERLKGSLEVLSDRVLMKQIRRSKAFYSRGRQGLSFEAVFGEPLHARKQRKR, translated from the coding sequence ATGCCTAAAACCCTGCCTATCTCCGAAGTCAAAACGCGGTTGCCAGAGCTCGTTTCTGGCGTCTCCGAGCGGGAGGAAGAGATCGTCGTCACGCGCAACGGCAAGCCCGCCGCCGTCCTGGTCAATTACGACGAATACGAGCGGTTGAAGGGCAGCCTCGAGGTCTTGAGCGATCGCGTCTTGATGAAACAAATTCGCCGGAGCAAAGCTTTTTATTCAAGAGGACGGCAAGGATTGTCTTTTGAGGCCGTCTTCGGCGAACCTCTTCACGCCCGCAAGCAACGGAAACGGTAA
- a CDS encoding ABC transporter substrate-binding protein, protein MKLPRGFWFLAALTLLFSLLASGDGWSQEKIRLSHSALEASNSVWYIAQHQGFYKKHGVDADLLFIPSTTTSVTSLVAGDVQIANASGGGVASAVTAGAELVLVACYLNSLPYELVVQESVKSAEDLKGKNIGISRIGSASDVAARALIKGVGLEPDKQVLIMQVGGPSERAASFRTGRIAGFPAPPGVIHLTQGIPFRILISTADFQKRFDFPYICATTTKSYLARQRETVKKVVMAHIEATHFFKTRKEESKKIISKYSRITNEAYLEDTYRANAKLYDRVPLVTRAGVETQIQEAVSRKPGARLRFKDMADDSIVRELDKNGFIDKVYTK, encoded by the coding sequence ATGAAACTTCCACGGGGATTTTGGTTTCTTGCCGCCCTAACGCTTCTTTTTTCTTTACTTGCTTCGGGGGATGGCTGGAGTCAGGAAAAGATCAGGCTTTCCCACAGCGCTCTGGAGGCGAGCAATTCCGTCTGGTACATCGCTCAACACCAGGGTTTCTATAAGAAGCACGGAGTGGACGCAGACTTGCTCTTCATTCCCAGCACCACGACCAGCGTGACCAGTCTCGTGGCCGGCGACGTGCAGATCGCCAACGCGTCGGGCGGAGGCGTAGCCAGCGCGGTGACGGCGGGGGCTGAACTGGTTCTCGTCGCCTGTTATCTCAATTCCCTCCCCTACGAGCTGGTGGTGCAAGAATCGGTCAAATCGGCGGAGGACCTGAAAGGGAAAAACATCGGCATCAGCCGGATCGGCAGCGCGTCGGACGTGGCGGCGCGCGCATTGATTAAAGGAGTGGGGCTCGAACCCGACAAGCAGGTTCTGATCATGCAGGTCGGCGGCCCGTCGGAGCGGGCCGCGTCGTTTCGCACGGGCAGAATCGCCGGGTTTCCGGCGCCTCCGGGCGTCATCCACCTGACCCAGGGCATACCTTTCAGGATCCTCATCAGCACCGCCGATTTTCAGAAGCGGTTTGATTTCCCTTATATCTGCGCCACCACCACCAAGAGCTATCTCGCACGCCAAAGGGAGACGGTGAAAAAGGTGGTGATGGCGCACATCGAGGCTACCCACTTTTTCAAGACCCGTAAGGAAGAGAGCAAAAAAATCATTTCCAAGTACAGCAGGATAACCAACGAGGCCTATCTGGAGGACACCTACCGTGCAAACGCGAAACTCTATGACCGGGTGCCGCTGGTGACGAGAGCCGGCGTCGAGACTCAAATCCAAGAAGCCGTAAGCCGCAAGCCCGGCGCGCGCCTTCGCTTCAAAGACATGGCAGATGACAGCATCGTGCGCGAGTTGGATAAAAACGGTTTTATCGACAAGGTCTACACGAAGTGA